AACCTGTGTGTTTGACTTgggcaaataggcctatacacacCAATTAAGTGTATGTATAGTGCATTAAGTTATTGTAAATCCTTCTCGCACTGTCAGGCACTAAAGTATTTGAAAACAGATGCTATTTCATACCATTCACAGTGTGCTGTACACACCTAAAGCACAATTGGATGTGCTCAAACTGCTTGAATATCTGTTGCTTAATCAGACCTTGTGAGACAATTGGGCTACATTGAATTTGCACATCCAGGCCTTCTCAAGCCATTTGCTAAGGTTACTGTGGTGACAAAAATAGtcatcaacatttttttttaatgaaatttaAATAAATTAGAATATAAAAAAAGAATATTTAGATTCTCCTTTTTCTAGCGAGACTTTGTATCATctagtacagtgattctcaaagtgtggtccggggaccactggtggtccgcgacagtgctcaggtggtccgcgaggggatttctacttttccaagacgagctagctgtgggctatatttgtaacataattacaaaactagctgaagtattattttaaCCACAAAAATGCAGTCTTGTAATGTGAATATATTGCatcgaaatgagcagtgtcaaataagcacccctcaactgtcaattcagttgacaggtggtccctgaacatttttagggggggcaaagtggtcctcggcctgaaaaagtttgagaaacactgatctagtaaGACAGAGTATGATTTCATCATGAGGAGATTTTGTATGTGCATTAGCCATGCAGTCAGGGCCACCACTAGGCATAtccagagtaagcagagcgcttagggcctcaaccactttggctccaaaattggggcctgctaaattgagattgactaataAACCTATTAttagtactattattattattattattattattattattattattattattactattattatttaatcataagggggggctcctaaccagttatgcttagggcctccaaaacctcagCAGCGGTCCTGAATGCAGCCTTGCTACCATATTACTGTAAGAAACATTTGTTGTCCTCATGGTGAATTTGGGTACCTCATATTGAATTGGCCCTTGTGCAGCCTGCTGTATTATCACCTATTTAAGTCTGAGTTTTACCTGCCCATACAAGTGGCTGAATAATATTGTAGAATTTATCACACTTATGCAGCAATTTCTCAaacatcagaggtgtcaaaagaaaaagtacaagtaaattgtgtaagtacaacaccagtACATGATGACAACACCAGTACGTGATATTTTCAGTTCATCATAAGAATCAGTTCATCATAGACCAGTTACTTAGTGAAGTCACAGCGGTTTCTTAactcctacttttacttttgacacttctgtatcacatacacatatggaGAGACAGGAGACGTGCATTTAAGCAATGATCAGAAGAGCATGTATTTAAATACCCCACTGGGATGGAATAGACATATATAATAATCATCACAAGAGCAGCACAATACAGCCaaccacggagagagagagagagagagagagagagagagagagagagagagagagagagagagagagagagagagaggcagagagagagagagaggcagagagagagagagaggcagacagagtgagggacagacagtgtgagagagaatagagagagggagagagacagagagagagagagaaaaaagagaacagGAACAAAGTCAAAGGAAAAGAGGAAATCTGGAATGCCCTGGCGCTGGTGTATTCACCAGGTGGTGGCGGGCACGAGTCTTTGGGCACGAGTGTGCTTCCTCCTCCAGACAGGAAATGGTGTAACATACGCACAGGGACAACATGGAGAGGAGCAGTAGAACCATGCTGCAGACCAATCACAGGAAGAGAAGAACAAAAGGGGGCGGGGTCATCCAAAACGCGCGCCACGAGGCCCCCTCCCTTTCAAACCTTCATTCCCCCTTTATGAGATATCAGACACCCCAAGTCAGACTGTGATGCTTTGCGATCTGTTATTTACGTCCctgttttcattcttttttttttcattcttttttttgcttgttgGTGTGTGCCTAAGCACACCCACCTCTTTTAACAACAAaactgccatcatcatcatcatcatcattgtcatgatcatcatcatctcacatactgattttttttttttgtagcatgAACATAGCAGTTTCCATAACAACACTGAGCTGTTTGGTGTGTCTTATGTACAAATGCTGGTGTTGCCGGTGGGATCACTAATGTAAAGTATCTGGTTCACAAAGACAGGTGGAAGTACGGCTCTGTATGTAAACTTGTCACAACACCAGTGCCTTTCTGCAGAGCAATTACGTACCCTAAAATGGTAAGAtggtaaaaaaatattttgcacccaGAAGGTCACCACTTTGCACCTTAGAAGGTAGCCGACATTATTACCCCTTTGAGGGGTAAGGATTTCCCCCCAGTTCTTCAAGAATTTTGCTTGAACATTCTACCGATCCCATAGAACTTTGTTAAAAATCCCACAAGGTCCTTATGACATCACAGTGAGAAGTCATTTTTTTTGGCACAATTCTGATCACATTAGAATGTGTTGGTACTCCTGAAAGGGTAGATGCATAATTACTCAGCAAAAAGTTACTGATGGTGATAAAAGCTTAGGTACAGAGTAGTACTtccatttatttgtgtgtgtgagggatggttTGGAGGGGAGGAATTGTTGGGTGGgcaggggggtattccaagaacatagtCAAATGACGAATGtgactaagggcttccgcacaccggctccgacagcactgcaaaGCACTTTCgcgtccgacacaattccgacccccaaacccaatttaacacgaacatagcattgatagtcaatgggcggcactgacaaaatagaacttgtctctaatcgctatccgacatcGCTATCGCGCCAGTTTGCAGGGttttattgaaaacaatggaatcgaacttttgcggagcagtgctcagcactttgtcagagtcggtgtgcggaagccctgagGTAACCTAAAGAAAGTGGTAAACCTGGAGAATGAgtgctccaggctcttctattacaagTTTTACCACGGCCTCCAGGTTAACTCAATCTGGTTTACTACTCAGTCTGGTTCTTTGAATACCCCCCAGGTAAGCAATAGGtgaaaacaagagaaagagagaaatacaaCAAAAGCAAAGgaataaaaacatgaaaagaaaGTCAGGGAGAGTCCAAACCACAGGGCTGTAGTGACTGATAGGTTTGTTGACTGTAAAAATGAAAAGTTCCTTGACCTTCAGCTTTCGCATTGTTATTAGTGTGTTCAGGCCGGCAGAAAACCAGTTCCACACCTAACCTCAAAACGGCTGATGGCATCAAGGCAAGCCATGATGACAACGTAGAGTGTACAGTGGTTTTGAACCTCTttggaacaaatgcccccttggcctcaccataggcctgccaatgccccccttcaTATTAATGTGCGCAGCACTAACCTACTGACTGACCCCCTtcatattaaaaaaatgaaatggactaataaTGGCTTTAAGCTTATAGCCCCCGCCGAGAAAGACTAACGCAGAGCACCGCACGTGGCATGGACGTGGGTCCTTCACTGGTAAGCACTTTGCTTCCAAATTTAAGTGTTGTGGGCAGCAGCATTCTGTCCGGCCTGAAAACAGCTTCTGGGGAAACCCAGAAAGCGCTCTAGGTGACAAATTGATTCTTGACGGTTTTCTTGAAGGCACCTCGGAGAACACAAGAACCAAAAACTTCTTTTATTTTTGGAGTGTGTTCTCTTCCAAGAACTAATTTGACACCTATAGGTTCCTCAGCGAACCTTTAGGTTTCCACCCAGGGGCAAACTGAACAACCTCCTATATTTACTGTATAATGTTGGAGCTAAAATACAAATGGAGGGAGAAGGGTATGGGAGGGAAAAGGGGGGGCTGATTCCCTGACTATCTGCTCTCTCACTTACAATAGCAAAGCACCAACAACTGTTCAATCAACCCACCCAACCCAACATAAAAAGGAGAGGcagaatgtgtattgtgtgtgtgtgtgtgtattttgtatgtgtgtacaatatatgtgaatgtgtctatgtatgtgttaatgtatttttttgtgcGTGAATGcgcttgggtgtgtgcgtgtggttgtctCTTGATTGTCACTGCTGGAGAAAGACAGAGTCCAAGCTGTTCTCCTCTGTATCTTTTCttcagtctttttttctttttttaaaaaaggagtaAAAATGAGCAAGATGTCGTCCATATCAGctgcaaacgagagagagagagagagagatatatcatTTAATTGCAAGAGCACAATTATCTTTCATGAATAAAAAACCCTGCATGTATatattctatatactgtatataaaagtgcatggcgcgtgggtgtgtgtaggtgtgtgtgataaACAACCAGATAGAAGAGCAATGTTGTTTACCCAGAACAACTCTACAAAGCCCACAAAGGTGGCCAGAAGAAAAAAAGACCTCACCTGTGCCGCACACATTGCCATGGAGACCTGTTGTTGTTGTCTAGAGGCTGGTGAAGCAGTCCTCGCTGGTCTGGTCGAGCAGCTGGCACAGTACGCCCCCTCGAGGGTACCCATACTCCTCAGGGTCCCCCACGTCCGAGTGAGGGCCACCTCCTCGTTGTACGGAGGGAGAAGGGGTATGGTAGGGGGATTGGGGGACGGCCCTCAGGCCTGGGCTCATCATGGACAGGGTGGATGGTACCACGTCTCGTTTGGCGGTGGTCGGGGGCGTCCGGGGATCCTCGTAGGCGTGGGGGTTGTACCAGCACGGGGACGGGGAGCTGTAGCGGGGTGAGTCATACTGCGAGATGGGCTCCTtgctcccggacgagcccccacatTGCTGGGGCATGAGGCGGGGCGTCGTCGGGGACGGGGTGGGGCTAAATGtcctagaggaggatgaggggcagTACTGGGTGTGGGGAGCCTGTGACTGGGCGGGTTTAGGGTAGGGTTTCAGGATGTCGAGTTGCATGGACGGGCTGGGCGAGAGGGAGGTAGTCTCGCTGGGGTAGATCTGCGAGATGCGCTCGTCAGACGACGCCGTGGAGCTGTGGCCCGAGTACGGAGACGGATACTCGCAGGTCTCAGGGCCATGACTCATGGGGGACAGGCTGCTGCTGTCTCCGCTGTAGTAATCCAGTGTGTCCTGGAACATGCTCCGCGGAGGAGACTTCTgagccgccatcttggatttgggCGTGGATCGTTCCCTCTGGCAGGGCGAGTAGCCGTACCGGCCTCCCCGGGCACCCCTGGACCCTCTGCCTCCGCCCCCTCCGCGTTTGGCCGGCGGGCCGTGGGAGGAAGGGCTCACGGGCGACCCTGGTGTGACCGTTGCAGGTGAGCAGGTCTCCTTCTCACCATGCGGACTCTCGCTGTGTTTCCTCCGTCCACGACCTTGCTTGGTGGACccccctccgccaccaccaccaccaccaccaccaccacagctgtTGCCGCCGCCCCCACCTTGGAACAGCATGCTCTGGCTCCAGCTGTATGCTGGCCCTGTGGAGCTCTCGTTCCAGTCCATCATCAGCTTCTCCAGGCTCGACAGGCTGGACTGGCTCTCCATCGGCATGACCGGCATCTCCCTCTGTTGCCTGTACGATGACGACGGTGGGGGGCCGCGtccccctccgcctcctccccctcctccgctGATGTGCGATGAGTCCGATGACGACTCGGAAAGCGTGTCCAAGCACGGCCGTGTCTGCTGCTTGGCCTTCTGCGGCGTGTAATTGGAAATGTCCAGGATGTCCTTGGACTCTGGTGACGTGGTGGGgacgccgccaccgccgccggcGTACTCAGCGTAGCCGTGGTAGCTGTGGCTCCCCATGAAACCCTCCACGCCACTGGCGGCACCGCCTCCCCacatctgctgctgttgctgctgctgctgctgtcggtgGTGGTAGCCCCACTGACCCGCGTACTGCCGGTACTCTTCATGTGGAGACgcagcagcggaggaggaggaggtagcatGGTGGTGGCCGGATTTGGACATCATCATGTAACCCCCTCCCCCGGGCGACGTGGGGCCGTTTCCCTCACCCCTCATCATGGCGGAGTGGCCCGGGCTGTAGGACCCGTAGCCGCACTTGGCTACTTGCTGGTAGCCGGCGTAGGCCATCGAGCACTGGGACGAGGGGGAGGACGAGGCCTTTGTCGGCCCGAACCCAAAACTGCACTCACTCCCCCTCTGCTGTGCCTGGCTGGGTGAGCCCATAACGCCTGAAGACATGTGTGGGTGTTGCGCACCGCTGCCGCTGATGTTGTAGCCGGAAGGGAAAGGGCTGTAGCCCGCCGATGGGTGCGTAGAGCTGGGCGAGCGGGCCTGGGAGAGCGCGGAGGTCTTGGAGTAGGTGGGCGTGGTTGGAGATATCTGTCCGTAGGGGTAGGAGGAGGGCCTGGCGGGGGTGCTGCTGCCCCCGCTGCTTTTGGTCTGAGGCAGGCCCCCGGCCTCGCCCGTGGGAGTGCTCTGGCCCTTTGGGCTACATTTGGGGAAGGCAGGGGACCAGCGGTGCGGGGAACCCTCGAACCCCACAGGCGTCTTGCTGTGGCCGGCGGGGCTGGACATGTCCACTAGGTCCGAGGAGTCGTCCGAGTCGAGCAGCGAGCGGAAGTAGCCGGCAAACAGTCCCTGTGCGTCATCGCCGCCACTGCTGCTCTGCACACCTGGGCTGCCGTACATCCCGCCGGCACTACTGCCTCTCCCCTCAGAGCAGGACATGAGGCTGTACCTTTCGGGTGTGCGCTTCCCCTCGCCCCACCCCATGCTGCCATTGGCCCAGTCGTCGCCAGACAAGCTACCCTGTCCGCCCTTCAGCTGTCCGTTTTTGCGCTGGCGTCGCTTACGCGGCGGCTTCTCACCAGGAGGGGCCATGGGGTCCATCATTTCGCCCGCCTGGATCTTTTCTGCTAGCGCCGCCCTGCTCAGCCCGGCTCCGGCGGCCCCTTTGCCTCGCTTGCCCCGCGGCGTACCCGGCTCAGGCACGGCTTTCCGCTTCTTTCCAATGGTCTCAAAAAACTCACAGAAGGAGCTTTTGTTGTCTTTGCCCCCGAGTCCTGCCGCACCACCGCGTAAACCGCCACCGCCCCCTCTGCCGCCCCTCTTCCGAAACCCTGAGAGCTTCTGGAGGAGGGCGGGTAGGCCAGGGTTCGGGGGCACGGCGTTGGCACTCTCTGGCTGCGTGGGCGTCCAGCATCGCGGCGGGGAGCAGCGCCCGGTGGGCGGAGGCTGCCGAGTCAGGAATGCCAGCTTGGACAAGACGTCTGCATACTCGCCGCATGCGTCATTGGTCTCAGTCACGTAGCACGGCTGAGGGGACGGCAGCTTCACCCGTCTTCGTCGGCGCGGCTTTTTGACCGGTTCTCCGTTGCCCCCGGCGGCTGCGATGGCTGCAGCGGCCGCTCTGGTCTCCTTCAGGTCGGGTTGCCCGGGCAGCGCCTGTTTTGGGGGCCGCCCCCGGCGCCGCTTCAGGATCACAGGCAGCTCTCCCGGCGGGAACATCACCATGACACTCTTGCCGTTGTTCTTCATGCGCAGCAGGGCGGTGGGCTCGCGCGgaggccctcctcctcctccctcacccgGTGTCCCCGGCGCGCCCGGCGGGCCCGAGGCGTTGGCCTCCTTGCCGCCCCCTGCTGGTGCCCATGGGCCCACCGGCTCCAGAGAGGAGATCTTGTAGCTCTTCTGGCGGCGGCTGAGGTGCACGGGGATGCGGGGCACCTTCACCACGATGCGGCGGGTGCCCATGAAGCGGCCCTTGCGCTTGATGTGCGGCGGGCAGATGGGGCACTCGGCGAGGCTGCGCGGGATGCAAGGGGTCGGGGTGCCGAACTGGGGCGGGCGAGGGTGAGGGTGGCCGATCGCTGGGCGAGGGGGAGCAGGGCGGGGGCGAGGATGAGGAGGGAAAGCAGGATGAGGAGGGAaagcaggatgaggaggaagaggaagaggaggaagaggaggaggagaaacctCGGGAACTCGCTCTGTTTTCAGCCGCTCTACCACCCCTCCTAATCCTAGCCTTCCTCCGTGTCCTCCTCTCCACGCCTTCCCCTCTCTTTTCACTACcggtctctcttctcttttcactaCCGGTCTCTCTTCCGTCTTTACCAcaggtctctcctctctctttatgacaggtctttcctctcttttcactactggcctcttctctcttttcactactggcctctcttctctttttacaactggcctctcttctctttttacaactggcctctcctctctcttcactactggtctctcctctctcttcactactaccgctctctcctcctcatccagtaTCTCTAGGATCTCGTCGTCCTGCCGCTCCCTTGTGCTTTCGGAGGTGCGGCGGAGCCTGCTGGATTTGCGCAGGTGGCTTGGGAAGCGCGGCCGCCCCGAGCTCCTCAGGGTGTActtcctctcctgctctgtcGTGGTGTTAGGGGCGGCACCACAggcaccgacaccgacaccgccCGTCCCGCACACGGTGACCGCGGCAGAAGCGGTGGTGGCGGCTGTtggtgttgtggtggttgtgtgatTTGGCTTGGTGTGGTCAAGGGGGAGGGCTgtggtggggctgggggtggtggcGGTGCCGGTCATGGTGTTGGTGAGGGTGGAGCTGGTTGAGGAGAGCGGGGGATGCCCAGACGGCACAGACTTGACGAGCGGCGACGGCGTTTggttgtgcgtctgtgtctgtgtcggcgGCTGTGACTGTGACTGCACCGCTGTCGATTCCAGCTCCATTTCTGAGCGAGTGCACCCTGGCGTATGAGACACTGTGTGAGACTCTGTGGGCAGCTCTGAGGGCTGGGCTGTGTGCGTCTCTGGCGGCCGTTGAGGTGGGGTGTTGATGGGGGCGTGGGCTTGCCGATCCTGCTGATGCAGGCTCGCAGGTGTCGCCGCTGTTGTCGTTGTGGTAACCGTAGCCTCCTCGCCCCTGTGCTTACACGAGGACGCCCTGCGCTGGTTGTCATGGCTACGTAGGCCATTGGCCAGGGAGTGAGGGGGGCGGATGCCGTACTGCCCAGCAGAGGCTGAGGGGCCCGAGGGTACGGGACCAGAACCCAGACCCGAACTCGCCACCGGACCTGAGCCAGGACCAGGACTGGGACGGGGACCGGGTCCTACGGAGCCACTGGCGACCGCCGCAGTGGCGggggccccctcctcctcctccctctctgggCCCCCCCAGGCCTCCCCCGGCTCGGCGCAGTCCTCTTCCTccgccacccccccacacacaacgcGCACGCCGCCTGATCGAAGACGCCCAGACAGGCCGCTCATGGGACtataggagtgtgtgtttgtgtgtgtgtgagattatttCAGAAGCCTCCTAGTGCTTATTGTAGCCCAGTCAAGATCAGTTGGAATAAGAAGGCCCCTGTTGGTTTAGCTGTCAAAATATGGGAACCAGTGTTTCTGCTCCACAGTCCCTGATGGCACACACGAGGGGGCTACCACACAGGAGCCTGAGGACAtaaaacacaaacagagagaaagagaacatgtCATTAATAAAGCTACAAAGCAGACACCACAACTACCACAGAGTGATTCATACGTACAGGTGGTACACGTGTAGCAGAGTTGTACTGTATTTCACAATAACGAAAATAATGATGATGTCAATTCATCCATCAATGAACAATCAgccaatcaataaataaatccatCGATCAATCCATCAATCCATTGCTCATGTATGACTAAATGGTTTTGTAAATTCTACAGTTTTCATTAAATATTCTACTGAATTATTGTACTCTTTTgatacacacagtacattttgcagtgttaattgaacacataGAAACATTAACAATCTTCTGGTTATTCGTACACTACTCTATGTTGTATAGACACCGCATAATTGAGAATGTATGTATTTTTGACACATGCTCTCTTTTACACTGAAAATGACTACTATGATCAGTACAGTCATTCGGCAGTAAATCACGCTGTTTACCTTTTCTGTCTTGGCTGCCATTTCTATGAATGTGGGGGCTGTGGGGAAACAGAATACACAAAATATTAGCCAGGGAGTCCAAGCAATGGGCTTAACCTTGAATGAATGCACAAATGAAAGCAAAACATTTGCTGGGTAAATAAAAGTGCAAAACAGGGGCAGAGCTATGGGGGGTTGTTGTctatgggcccagggccctcctgttgGCATTGTGGGGGCCCAatcatgaccttggcaggccgagtgggtgtttgggggtggggtatCTAtatgtgttttgccctggggcctggTTGTTATGCGACTGGTGTAAAGCCATGGTGTACAACCATGTGTGGTTGCACAAACATATTTTAGATAATGACTATTTATCGTATGGTTAGTTCAACCAGGCCATTCAAGAAATAATTGTTTACATTtaataattacattacacttaataaaataaaattcaattcagttcattcACATTAATACAGTAAAATACGTTCATTACGTACATACGTTCAATACAGCTACGGTAAATACAATCCAAATACATCTGGGTGAACAGACCAAATGAATCTCAAAAGGATGTCTTTTGAGATTCATTTTGTCTGTTCACCCAGATGTTTTTGGATTAGGTTTGGGCTAGGTTCTGGACCTTTTAGAGCTAAAACCTATCAGCTGAGTACATCAAACAAATGCTGCCGATTgactctcttccatcctctcacAGCCATATGATGGTGTAACCAAGGTCATCACACAGTCTGCCACTCAGGGCTCGAACTCGCGACCTGTAGCAACCCTTCGGCATGGGAGCACAAGTGCAAAATCATTGACCTTAAAGGTCTaggccgatagctcagcgctgTCTCATCAgtgtgaggcttcgggagggaggtttactaacgctctaccaCCGGACTCTGCTAACGGCATCCGTGACACCCGACAGGGGATGCAGTGGTAAGTAAATGTAGTGGTTAGGCTATTTCTGAcctttacatacagtatgacatgcccttgagaaaggctcCTAACTTCTCAGCGTGCCCTGGTAGCTAGCTAATTCAGACCTCtgttactgtatgtatatgttttCAGTACAGTATGgctggggacatgcttgctgcgtgacttaaccccttagcgcagagccgatgttataacctcactgtcaccaaagttgtaatggctatgtcttaatctgttacttaaggctcccagtactgt
The Engraulis encrasicolus isolate BLACKSEA-1 chromosome 20, IST_EnEncr_1.0, whole genome shotgun sequence genome window above contains:
- the ahdc1 gene encoding transcription factor Gibbin; the encoded protein is MSGLSGRLRSGGVRVVCGGVAEEEDCAEPGEAWGGPEREEEEGAPATAAVASGSVGPGPRPSPGPGSGPVASSGLGSGPVPSGPSASAGQYGIRPPHSLANGLRSHDNQRRASSCKHRGEEATVTTTTTAATPASLHQQDRQAHAPINTPPQRPPETHTAQPSELPTESHTVSHTPGCTRSEMELESTAVQSQSQPPTQTQTHNQTPSPLVKSVPSGHPPLSSTSSTLTNTMTGTATTPSPTTALPLDHTKPNHTTTTTPTAATTASAAVTVCGTGGVGVGACGAAPNTTTEQERKYTLRSSGRPRFPSHLRKSSRLRRTSESTRERQDDEILEILDEEERAVVVKREERPVVEKRPVVKREERPVIKREERPVVKTEERPVVKREERPVVKREGKAWRGGHGGRLGLGGVVERLKTERVPEVSPPPLPPLPLPPHPAFPPHPAFPPHPRPRPAPPRPAIGHPHPRPPQFGTPTPCIPRSLAECPICPPHIKRKGRFMGTRRIVVKVPRIPVHLSRRQKSYKISSLEPVGPWAPAGGGKEANASGPPGAPGTPGEGGGGGPPREPTALLRMKNNGKSVMVMFPPGELPVILKRRRGRPPKQALPGQPDLKETRAAAAAIAAAGGNGEPVKKPRRRRRVKLPSPQPCYVTETNDACGEYADVLSKLAFLTRQPPPTGRCSPPRCWTPTQPESANAVPPNPGLPALLQKLSGFRKRGGRGGGGGLRGGAAGLGGKDNKSSFCEFFETIGKKRKAVPEPGTPRGKRGKGAAGAGLSRAALAEKIQAGEMMDPMAPPGEKPPRKRRQRKNGQLKGGQGSLSGDDWANGSMGWGEGKRTPERYSLMSCSEGRGSSAGGMYGSPGVQSSSGGDDAQGLFAGYFRSLLDSDDSSDLVDMSSPAGHSKTPVGFEGSPHRWSPAFPKCSPKGQSTPTGEAGGLPQTKSSGGSSTPARPSSYPYGQISPTTPTYSKTSALSQARSPSSTHPSAGYSPFPSGYNISGSGAQHPHMSSGVMGSPSQAQQRGSECSFGFGPTKASSSPSSQCSMAYAGYQQVAKCGYGSYSPGHSAMMRGEGNGPTSPGGGGYMMMSKSGHHHATSSSSAAASPHEEYRQYAGQWGYHHRQQQQQQQQQMWGGGAASGVEGFMGSHSYHGYAEYAGGGGGVPTTSPESKDILDISNYTPQKAKQQTRPCLDTLSESSSDSSHISGGGGGGGGGRGPPPSSSYRQQREMPVMPMESQSSLSSLEKLMMDWNESSTGPAYSWSQSMLFQGGGGGNSCGGGGGGGGGGGGSTKQGRGRRKHSESPHGEKETCSPATVTPGSPVSPSSHGPPAKRGGGGGRGSRGARGGRYGYSPCQRERSTPKSKMAAQKSPPRSMFQDTLDYYSGDSSSLSPMSHGPETCEYPSPYSGHSSTASSDERISQIYPSETTSLSPSPSMQLDILKPYPKPAQSQAPHTQYCPSSSSRTFSPTPSPTTPRLMPQQCGGSSGSKEPISQYDSPRYSSPSPCWYNPHAYEDPRTPPTTAKRDVVPSTLSMMSPGLRAVPQSPYHTPSPSVQRGGGPHSDVGDPEEYGYPRGGVLCQLLDQTSEDCFTSL